The window GTGGCCGCAGGCGTGGCCCCTTCAAATCCCAGGGAAACCAGTTCGAGCTCTTCGACGAATGCGTCGATAATCCTGACCGGATTGTCCTCGGCGATGAAGTCATCGAGGCATTCCGGCAGCAGCACGGCCTGATTACGGTCTGCACCTTCGACAAATCGCCCCATCTTCGCCTCGCGCCCCAACAGGTTGATTCAGTCTAGGCGATCACCGGCGTTTTGACACAGCCTCGGCCAGGAACGGTCACTGGTACTCGGTGCCAGAATCGTCAACGATCCGACGATGGAGCATCTATCGGAACCGGTCAGACGCAAAATGGAATTCGGAATAGCGCGATGACGAACGTATTCGTAGACACGACTAAAATTACGGACTGGCCTTCATTCCATCGGGTCTTCTCGCAGATCTTTGGTTTTCCCGCGTTTTATGGCAACAACATGGACGCGTTGATTGACTGTTTGAGTTACCTCGATGATCCCGAGGCCGCGATGACGAGCTTGCATGTTAGGCCGGGATGTTGATTTTCACCGAATCTTGACCCACCGGGGATGCGGCTATTTTCTTGGACTGATTTACGTTGCTAACCCGAGGCTTTCACGGTACTCGATGGGGCTGAGATAGCCAAGGTAGCCCTTGATCCGTTTCTCGTTGTACCAGCGAACGTAGGCGTCCAGTACCTCAACGAACTCCGCGATGGTCGTCGAACGCCAGTCTCCTGTATAGAACATCTCAGTCTTTAGCCTGCCGAAGAATCCCTCACAGGCCGCGTTG of the Burkholderia ubonensis genome contains:
- a CDS encoding barstar family protein, whose product is MTNVFVDTTKITDWPSFHRVFSQIFGFPAFYGNNMDALIDCLSYLDDPEAAMTSLHVRPGC